DNA sequence from the Manihot esculenta cultivar AM560-2 chromosome 11, M.esculenta_v8, whole genome shotgun sequence genome:
AAACAACTGGCATATCCCCTGCAATAGAATACTGAATCAGGGAAAATAACTTAGAGAAAATGAACATATCACTAAGACATGTGCGCCAAGCAAATGAAGACAAGCAATAAATTTAGACAATATATAGTAGCATACCTTAAAAAACTCAACATTCACTATTTCTAGTTTCTGCATGAGCCTTGCATATTTGTCCATTGACCTAATATGTATAAACAAATATGGCCAAATTAAATCCATTCACACATAAGCATCTAAAAACAGATTAGTATCACTTTGAAGATGGAGAGCATCTCGCCTTAGAAGACAAATAGATGATCCCGTTTGTGCAGTTATCTCATCATTTTTCCAGTGGACAGAGTTACTTCTTGAATGATTTAGCTTTGAAATTCGACTTGGGAGTTGACTATCCTCATCAATGAAGTCTGCAAGTAGATCTTCATTCTCATCTTCCGAACCAGGAGATCCGTTTGAATGATTGATATCACTACTTTTGGGGGACATCAAATCAGCATGATAACCATCATTCGCATGTCCATCATATTCATTTGAAATTGCGCCATTAAGTGGGGATGAACTATGGCCTTCTCTGGAAGTGTGCATTAATTTTAGGGAAAAGGGATTTCCATTTCTGAGCCAACTTGTAAAACCATTCTTCTCAGCAGTAGGGTCAATCAGATTCAATGGTTTATGAGAATGACGCAATCTGATATTAGTGGGGTCAGCACCTGATGGAACGATCAAGGGTGCCCCATCCCCAACAAGCCCATCAAAACTTATTGTTTTTACAGTATCTGATTGTAATTTCAGCCaattttccttttccaaaaCCATTTTAAGTgcctgaaaaaagaaaagagtagtttttctttcatgtttctaGCATAATTCCAGTATGTATTACTTTACTACTAAACTAGCAATTCCGAAAATAGATAGCTACCGACTACAACAAGCATGTCAGCCAGAACCCTCAGTTTGCAGTATAATATTCAAAACAATATTGACAACTGCCAAGCATCCAAAAAAACCACAAGAGAAGATGACAACAGCAAAAAGAAAGGTTAGGAAAACCCCTGACAAAAGATGCTCAAAAAATCAATCCATGAGACTAAATATATCAATGTGCCAAAAGAGGTAAAGTTTATCTGCATAACATTTAAACTGGAAAATACATTAACCTGGTAATGACTTACATGAATATTTTGCCGATGAAATGCTACAAAATAATTCTCACAAACAACCTTCAACTTCTGCCTAAACTCCACTGCTTCAACTCCACAGAAGGCTTCACCAGCCAAGACGAATACATTTAAATCTTCATAATTTTTCAAGAACTGGTGAATGCTCATTGAACCAACTGCAGAAGAAGAAAGTAATACTGATACTCGACTCGTTGTAAGCTGCCAAAGATTCTTCCGACCTCTCTGAAGAGTTTGTGAGACAAAAGCGGTAGCATCTTTCCGCAGATGATACCAAGGGGATCCACTGCTTGATGCCCCACTGCTGTCACTCCTAGCCTCATCAACTTGATTATGAGAATCTGAATAACTGGCATTTGTAATTCCCGTATGGTCTGCCTTAGATACAGCAGTAATAGGTTCCTCCGTCATCATGCTGTCCACAGATTTGGAGATAGAACCATTCATTTCTTCAGGATCAGGAGAAATTCCTGAAGCAGAATCAATTTGCTGGGCCTCTCCAGGTTGTTCGGTGTTGCTACATTCCCTTAGCTTCATATTTGATTTTTGGGATGCCCAAACCTGCAACAGAGAAAAAACAAGTTCATGAAGAAAAAAATACCGAAATAAAAGCATGAAAATAGGCAGATCAAGATAAACACCCTCAAACAATAATGTCATATGAACCACACACATATACTATGACCACAACTATACAAGGGATACAAGTAATTAACTTCTGAGGAAAGCAAATTCAATGTGAAAATTTATGCTTGTGCTAATTTTACTAATGTTTTCAAGTTATAATTCTAATTGATCAAAAGGATCTATTTCTTCCCTTAAAATCTTCTCAGTTATAACTTGATGCGTAGATGCTTCAATCAcataaagaagaaagaagaagaagaagaacacaCATCTTTTCATAATATTTGATTTATGAACTTTCGATTGTCCAAATCATCCATGACTTACCTAGAAATGTTTTTTACAGATGAGAACCAACATGCTTAAGAAGTGCTGAATCAAATTGCAGAAGGACGAAAAATGATTATTACCTGTAAGATTCTAGAATAGCATCTTCATGCAGGAAAGATAAGGGCAAAGAAAACAAGCAACAAAAAGACCAGGCGATAGAAAGAACATAATCTTACCTTGTTCTCCAGCTGAAAGATCATGATCTCATGATAGGAACACATCAACCTGAATAAGACGGCTAATGTTCTCAACAAACACTGCCTGAACTTAGAATCAGGTATCTGAATGCATAGATCACTGTAGGTGAGTCTGGAATGAATTGAAATGTAGAAACATGTTATGAAAATGAAACACATGAAAAGTGGAGAAGCTGATAAGTATTCAGCACAGGGATGTTAAATTTAGAAGAAGATACCTGCTATTCTGCTTTTCTACTTCTCGGTCCTGCAAAagttaattaatcaaattatacAACAATGTTTTTCAATAAGACAGAGGAAACCAAATTCTATagaattttaagtttaaaaatgataagaaaatAACTAAAGGGAAAAACTCATAAACAAGAGATAACTTCAAACAACCCCAAAGTGTGGATGACATTAACAGAAAGACagatatttcaatttaaaactaCTAACTCTCAATACTCCTGAAATCAACGGACTTGTGAACCTTAATTACATCAGCATACCTCTTGCAAAATATTCTTCAACACAGAGTGAGTTTCTGATAGAACTTCCTGCATAAAGAAGCTCTGTATCTTTTCAGCAAGACCAGAGATATCTCCAATTAAAGCATAAGCATCAACCACCTGTTGGACACAACAaacatttatcatttaattgaGAGTTTGGCACAACTGAAACAGAATAATGTTATtgagttttttaatttaattttccaaGAGACTACTGTGGCTTCTAATGTCATTTATTGATAATGGTACTGGGGATTCCCAAGAATCGGTAAAACAATATAAGCCCAACCCAAACATCATCATGGACAGATGGACGTAACATCAACTGCAGAGAAGTTCAGAAATGATAATTAAAGTGGTTTTGACATGTGCATCATAGACCAGCATACACACCAATATGTAAGTTTCAGCACATTCAAGTGATAAGAGATTAAGAAGGTGAGAGGCAAACCTTGTATGACAAGGGAGGAAGTAGTAAGAAAGGGTTTAGCAACACTAGATATTTCTAAACAATTTGATACAGAGTATGCTATCAATTTGTCCTACGGTTGTATCGTATGTTTGAACTAGCAATAAAGTAAACACCCTTCCATTCCCATAAATCCCTATCCATGATAGCCCCAAGACTTTGCTACAATCACGATGCCAAGACTAGTCATTATCAACTGTGCACTAAATTCCcttgaattgataaaattactAAAGGGCCTCATAAAAAATGACAGATACAAATATAACAGATGCACCAGAAGACTAAGAATAGAAAAGAGAAATACAGCATATCAACCTAATACTAGAACAGCTAAAAATGCTTCAAAGCAATAATTTTGAGAACATTATGTCTGCATAATTTTGGAAAATGACTAATGATTAACATCACAGCAAAGAAATGATATACTGACAGTTATATAACTCTCTTCCTTGAACTCCTGGCACACTCCTAATAAAAGTGAATCCAGCTTTTGAAGGGTTCTTCCCAACCAAACCTGtattaatattaaaacaatttaaattatgggagagggagagagagagagagagagagagagaggggggggggggaagcAGCTGCTGTTCTGCTATGCATAAGAGCAAATGGATAAGCAGTAAAAGCACAAAAAGTGCATCATCCAATAATGAAGTTCAAGGGGAAATACATCTAAGCGGAAATGAAGTCATTATATCCCAACATAagctttattaaaataaaaacaagaaaaaattatgattattgatgcattttgattttgaataataaatgcATCTCAAATTCTCAATCAAATACTCACCTCAACTCCACGGCTCATCTCCTGTATGGCTGAGAGGTCTGAAAAACTATCTAATAGCTGTAAATATTCAGATAGGACTTGGAATGCCTGAGGAACAATGAAATGTAGTGTATTTAAATAGGATGGACAAAAGTAAACAAAGCAGCAACCCATCAAGTGGAGAAGGCAAATGGAGAATCAAAGGTCAAACATGGTAATCCACAAGCCCACCTTGCAATAATTTCCTTCTTCAACTAAGGATTCAAGAGCTGCTTG
Encoded proteins:
- the LOC110626392 gene encoding syndetin — its product is MQQPNLFPFGTVFGNPFLLNGDLNEAGVGGFESSRVFFLVPFLLFQGGGMDLSKVGTKILSSVRSARSLGLLPSTSDRPEVPARAAAAAAVARVLAGLPPHQRFSLPSSSEELLSIYGSRSQGQVVEELEEDFYKEDFDPIRHILEHIPSEENDAGYFEKQAALRLAQLDRVAERLSHQVMEHHEVMVKGMNLVRELEKDLKVANVICMNGRRHLTSSRNEVSRDLIVNSYSKKKQALLDVLPILSDLHHALYMQAALESLVEEGNYCKAFQVLSEYLQLLDSFSDLSAIQEMSRGVEVWLGRTLQKLDSLLLGVCQEFKEESYITVVDAYALIGDISGLAEKIQSFFMQEVLSETHSVLKNILQEDREVEKQNSRLTYSDLCIQIPDSKFRQCLLRTLAVLFRLMCSYHEIMIFQLENKVWASQKSNMKLRECSNTEQPGEAQQIDSASGISPDPEEMNGSISKSVDSMMTEEPITAVSKADHTGITNASYSDSHNQVDEARSDSSGASSSGSPWYHLRKDATAFVSQTLQRGRKNLWQLTTSRVSVLLSSSAVGSMSIHQFLKNYEDLNVFVLAGEAFCGVEAVEFRQKLKVVCENYFVAFHRQNIHALKMVLEKENWLKLQSDTVKTISFDGLVGDGAPLIVPSGADPTNIRLRHSHKPLNLIDPTAEKNGFTSWLRNGNPFSLKLMHTSREGHSSSPLNGAISNEYDGHANDGYHADLMSPKSSDINHSNGSPGSEDENEDLLADFIDEDSQLPSRISKLNHSRSNSVHWKNDEITAQTGSSICLLRSMDKYARLMQKLEIVNVEFFKGICQLFEVFFYFIFETFGQQNSNSNGKGSSDSVNYRLKMALSRISQDCDQWIKSQATSSPTSLSANMHADLTPTNPQNHSPAMSFSLKDTCAATDSISLVARILRRSKTHLQSMLLQNNPAIVEDFYAHLVDSVPDLTEHIHRTTARLLLHINGYVDRIANAKWEVKELGLEHNGYVDLLLGEFKHYKTRLAHGGIHKEVQDILLEYGLEIVAETLIEGLSRVKKCTDEGRALMSLDLQVLINGLQHFVSVNVKPKLQVVETFIKAYYLPETEYVHWARAHPEYTKNQIVGLINLVATVKGWKRKTRLEIIEKIE